One segment of Plasmodium cynomolgi strain B DNA, scaffold: 0012, whole genome shotgun sequence DNA contains the following:
- a CDS encoding hypothetical protein (putative) translates to MYPKKNFDKPDPTSPYQRQYEESEENRQNYGYPPSATMINLTGNQDQRINVLQQLGINNRNVMQFLINMFIYVAAILVSLKIWDYMSYSKCDYYKDLLLRIVRYQSHMNDGKMA, encoded by the coding sequence ATGTATCCAAAAAAGAACTTCGACAAACCCGACCCAACTTCCCCATACCAACGTCAATATGAAGAGTCAGAGGAAAATAGACAAAATTATGGATACCCCCCCAGCGCAACCATGATAAACCTTACTGGTAACCAAGACCAACGAATAAACGTATTGCAACAACTTGGAATAAACAACAGAAATGTAATGCagtttttaataaatatgtttatcTACGTTGCTGCTATATTAGttagtttaaaaatatgggaCTACATGTCTTACAGCAAATGTGATTATTACaaagatttattattaaGAATTGTAAGATACCAATCGCATATGAATGATGGCAAGATGGCCTAA